The window GCCGCTGCCCGTCCAAGCAGGAACCCGCCGAGGCCGAAGCGCACGACCACGAGCACGGCCCCAACGGCTTCGATCTGCACTCGCTGAGCGGAAACCTTTGCCGCTGCACGGGTTACCGCCCGATTCGCGACGCCGCTTACGCCCTCGGTCAGCCGAGCACCGACGACCCGCTCGCCCAGCGCCGGGAGCAGCCCGCCCCCGCGCCGGTCGCCACCGAGTACACCCAGGACGACCGCACGTTCCGCCGCCCGGACACCCTGGCCGAAGCGGTGCAGCTGTTGCGTGAGCGCCCGGACGCGGTGCTCGTCGCCGGTTCGACCGACTGGGGTGTGGAAGTCAATATCCGCGCCCGGCGCGCGGATTACGTGATCGGCATCGACCGGCTCCCCGAATTGCGGGAGCTGAAAGTGGCATCCGATCACATCGAGATCGGCGCCGCGGTGCCGCTCACCGAGATCGAACGCCGTCTCGACGGCAGCGTGCCGCTGCTCGCGCAGCTGTTCCCGCAGTTCGCTTCCCGGCTGATCCGCAACAACGCCACCTTCGGCGGCAACCTGGGTACCGGTTCGCCGATCGGTGACAGCCCGCCGGCGCTGCTCGCGCTCGGTGCGTCGGTGGTGCTCTCCTCCGCCGACGGCGATCGGGAGATCGAACTGGCCGACTACTTCACCGGCTACCGGCAGAGCGTGCGCCGCCCGGACGAACTGATCCGCTCGGTGCGCATCCCGCTGCCGCTGGCGCCGGTGACGGCGTTCCACAAGATCGCCAAGCGCCGCTTCGACGACATCTCCAGCGTGGCAGTCGCTTTCGCGCTGGACATCGAGGACGGCATCGTGCGCTCGGCGCGCATCGGCCTGGGTGGCGTCGCCGCCACCCCGATCCGCGCCCGCGACACCGAGGCAGCCCTCGTCGGCAAGCCCTGGTCGGCGGAGATCGTCGAAGCCGCTGCCCTGGTGCTGAGCTCGGAGGGCACGCCGATGAGCGATCACCGCGCGAGTTCCGAATACCGCTCCGCGATGCTGGGCCGGAGTCTCGAGAAGCTGTACGCAGAAACCACCGAGGCGGTGCTGTCATGAGTCAACTGTCCGAGCGGCCGGAGCGCCCTGTAGTCGGCGTTCCGATGCCGCATGAGAGTGCGTCGCTGCACGTCACGGGTACCGCCCTCTACACCGACGACCTGGTGTACCGCACCAAGGACGTCCTGCACGCCTTCCCGGTTCAGGTCATGAAGGCCCACGGCCGGATCACCGCCCTGCGCACCGAGGCCGCGCTCGCCGTGCCCGGTGTGGTGCGTGTACTCACCATCGCCGACGTGCCCGGCGTCAACGACGCGGGCATGAAGCACGACGAGCCGCTGTTCCCGGAAGAGGTCATGTTCCATGGCCACGCGGTGGCCTGGGTGCTGGGCGAGACCTTGGAAGCGGCCCGCGAAGGCGCGGCGGCCGTCGAGGTGGACCTCGAAGAGCTGCCCTCCATCGTCTCGGTGCGGGAAGCGATCGAGAAGGAAAGCTTCCACGGCGCCCGGCCCACCATGATTCGCGGCGACGTCAACGAAGGCTTCGCCAACTCGGCGCACGTCTTCAGCGGCGAGTTCGAGTTCAAGGGCCAGGAGCACTTCTACCTGGAGACGCACTGCGCCCTGGCGCTGGTGGACGAGTCCGGGCAGCTGTTCATCCAGAGCAGCACCCAGCATCCGTCCGAGACCCAGGAAATCGTCGCGCACGTGCTCGGTCTGCACAGCCACGAGGTGACCGTGCAGTGCCTGCGCATGGGCGGCGGTTTCGGCGGCAAGGAAATGCAGCCGCACGGGTTCGCGGCCATCGCCGCGCTCGGCGCCAAGCTGACCGGTCGCCCGGTCCGGTTGCGGCTCAACCGGACTCAGGATCTGACCATGTCCGGCAAGCGGCACGGCTTCCACGCCGAGTGGAAGATCGGCTTCGACGCCGAGGGCCGCATCCAGGCTCTCGACGCCACGCTGACCGCCGATGGCGGCTGGAGCCTGGACCTTTCGGAGCCGGTGCTGGCCCGCGCGCTGTGCCACATCGACAACACGTACTGGATTCCCAACGCGCACGTCGCCGGTCGCATCGCACAGTCGAACACGGTCTCCAACACCGCGTTCCGTGGTTTCGGCGGCCCGCAGGGCA of the Nocardia sp. XZ_19_385 genome contains:
- a CDS encoding xanthine dehydrogenase small subunit, whose protein sequence is MVAARITVNGKAEPISPAAPHTTVLDFLRDRGFTGSKEGCAEGECGACSIMVARPGVDQPTDWVAVNACLVPVAALDGQEIVTAEGLGTMDASGTPTELHPVQQEMAVRGGSQCGYCTPGFVCSMASEYYRPGRCPSKQEPAEAEAHDHEHGPNGFDLHSLSGNLCRCTGYRPIRDAAYALGQPSTDDPLAQRREQPAPAPVATEYTQDDRTFRRPDTLAEAVQLLRERPDAVLVAGSTDWGVEVNIRARRADYVIGIDRLPELRELKVASDHIEIGAAVPLTEIERRLDGSVPLLAQLFPQFASRLIRNNATFGGNLGTGSPIGDSPPALLALGASVVLSSADGDREIELADYFTGYRQSVRRPDELIRSVRIPLPLAPVTAFHKIAKRRFDDISSVAVAFALDIEDGIVRSARIGLGGVAATPIRARDTEAALVGKPWSAEIVEAAALVLSSEGTPMSDHRASSEYRSAMLGRSLEKLYAETTEAVLS